Proteins co-encoded in one Christiangramia fulva genomic window:
- the bglX gene encoding beta-glucosidase BglX: protein MKKRYFLILFIVTFISRGQESNIKSSVKNVETKVDSVLNLMTLEEKIGQMVQYNGGWDLTGPATNAGNKQKEDRIKKGLVGSLLNVLSPEATESAQRLNMENSRLKIPMMFGYDVIHGYKTIFPVPLGETASWDLDAMQESAKIAALEAVADGVNWTFSPMIDVSRDARWGRIMEGSGEDPYLTSRVAEAKVRGYQGENLADPQTIAATAKHFAGYGFVEGGRDYNVANIGKTELNNFILPPFKAAADAGVATFMNSFNTVDGTPATASEYLQREILKGKWDWKGFVVSDWGSIAELIPHGIAKDKIEAAEIAIKAGSDMDMEGGAYETGLKKLVEEGKIDEKIIDDAVRRILRVKFKMGLFEDPYRYSNKNLKSQVNYEEHRKTARDIARKSIVLLKNEGNLLPLKQNQKIAIIGPLADDKDTPIGNWRAQGEANSAVSVVEGIRNLGPRNISYAKGVDLGMGEKSFLVPLKINETDRSGIPEAVEKAKAADVVVMVLGEDAFQTGEGRSQTNIDLAGLQKELLKKVYEVNKNIVLVLINGRPMEITWSAKNIPAIVEAWQLGTESGNAIADVLYGKYNPSGKLPVSFPHAVGQEPLYYNHKNTGRPYTPGVVTSSHYTDIENGPLYPFGYGLSYTTFKYSAPRLSSDKMNAGDSISVKVDVTNTGNLAGREVVQFYLRDKVASLARPVKELKGFKLVELAPGETKTVEFNIDEKMLEFYDAAGEWVTEPGEFEVMIGGNSEEVQNTDFEFIKQ, encoded by the coding sequence ATGAAAAAAAGATATTTTCTAATCCTGTTTATAGTGACTTTTATAAGTCGCGGACAGGAATCGAACATTAAAAGCTCCGTAAAAAATGTTGAAACCAAAGTAGATTCGGTTCTTAACCTCATGACGCTTGAAGAAAAGATCGGGCAGATGGTTCAGTACAACGGAGGCTGGGATCTTACCGGACCCGCTACCAATGCCGGAAACAAGCAAAAAGAAGATCGTATTAAAAAAGGTTTGGTGGGTTCACTTTTGAATGTGCTTTCTCCTGAAGCTACTGAAAGCGCTCAACGCCTGAACATGGAGAATTCAAGATTAAAAATTCCTATGATGTTTGGTTATGACGTTATTCATGGGTACAAAACCATTTTCCCGGTACCTCTTGGAGAAACTGCCAGTTGGGATTTGGACGCGATGCAGGAATCTGCGAAGATTGCGGCCCTCGAAGCGGTAGCCGATGGAGTAAACTGGACTTTTTCGCCAATGATAGATGTTTCACGAGATGCCCGTTGGGGGAGGATCATGGAAGGTTCAGGCGAAGATCCCTATTTGACTTCACGGGTGGCTGAAGCGAAAGTTCGTGGTTACCAGGGAGAAAATCTTGCCGATCCACAAACTATCGCTGCGACAGCCAAGCATTTTGCAGGTTATGGTTTTGTGGAAGGTGGCAGGGATTACAATGTTGCCAATATTGGAAAAACTGAACTTAATAATTTCATACTTCCTCCGTTCAAAGCAGCTGCCGATGCCGGAGTAGCTACTTTTATGAACTCATTTAATACGGTTGATGGAACTCCTGCCACTGCAAGCGAATATCTACAACGTGAAATCTTAAAAGGAAAATGGGACTGGAAAGGATTTGTTGTTTCAGACTGGGGATCTATTGCCGAGCTTATTCCCCACGGAATAGCTAAAGATAAAATTGAAGCCGCCGAAATTGCCATTAAAGCCGGAAGCGATATGGACATGGAAGGCGGAGCCTATGAAACAGGTTTGAAAAAACTCGTGGAAGAAGGAAAAATTGATGAAAAAATTATTGATGATGCCGTTAGAAGAATTCTTCGGGTAAAGTTCAAAATGGGACTTTTTGAAGATCCATATCGTTATTCCAATAAAAACCTGAAATCGCAGGTCAATTATGAAGAGCATCGCAAAACAGCTCGTGATATTGCAAGAAAATCCATCGTACTACTTAAAAATGAAGGAAATCTTCTTCCTTTAAAACAGAATCAGAAAATAGCGATCATCGGGCCGCTGGCTGATGATAAGGATACTCCTATCGGAAACTGGCGTGCACAGGGAGAAGCGAATTCTGCAGTTTCAGTAGTGGAGGGAATTCGAAATCTGGGTCCTCGAAACATCAGCTATGCTAAAGGAGTAGACCTTGGAATGGGCGAAAAAAGTTTCCTTGTTCCTTTGAAGATCAATGAAACCGATCGTTCAGGAATCCCTGAAGCCGTGGAAAAGGCTAAAGCCGCCGATGTTGTGGTAATGGTCCTGGGTGAAGATGCTTTCCAGACCGGAGAAGGACGAAGCCAGACGAATATAGATCTTGCCGGTCTTCAAAAAGAACTTCTGAAAAAGGTTTATGAGGTGAACAAAAATATCGTTCTGGTTTTAATTAATGGCCGCCCGATGGAGATCACCTGGTCTGCTAAAAATATTCCAGCGATCGTGGAAGCCTGGCAGCTGGGAACAGAAAGTGGGAATGCCATTGCCGATGTGCTTTATGGAAAATACAATCCTTCAGGAAAATTGCCTGTTTCTTTTCCACATGCCGTTGGCCAGGAACCTCTGTATTATAATCATAAAAACACAGGAAGACCCTACACTCCCGGTGTGGTAACTTCTTCTCATTATACCGATATTGAAAATGGTCCTCTTTATCCTTTTGGTTACGGATTGAGCTATACCACTTTTAAATATAGTGCTCCACGGCTTTCTTCCGATAAAATGAATGCCGGAGATAGTATTTCGGTCAAAGTTGACGTTACCAATACGGGAAACCTTGCGGGCCGCGAAGTGGTGCAATTCTATTTAAGAGATAAAGTTGCCAGCCTGGCAAGGCCTGTAAAAGAATTGAAAGGTTTTAAACTGGTGGAGCTTGCTCCGGGAGAAACAAAGACGGTGGAATTCAATATTGATGAAAAAATGCTTGAATTCTATGATGCTGCCGGTGAATGGGTGACCGAACCAGGGGAATTCGAGGTGATGATCGGTGGAAATTCTGAAGAGGTACAAAACACCGACTTTGAATTCATAAAACAATAA
- a CDS encoding cellulase family glycosylhydrolase, whose protein sequence is MKSIFLKVFLFFSLACFSQENSKINFLHTRDQKIVDANNENVLLRGIGLGGYMLQEGYMLKFPFQHQQQHVIKEEIQKLIGEEKTEEFYNKWRNNFIQKADVDSLKKWGFNSIRLPMHYNLYTLPVEEEPVVGKNTWLETGFKMTDSLVKWCKANEIYLILDMHATPGGQGHDLNISDRDPSKPSLWESEANQQKLIALWKKLAERYKDESTIGAYDIINEPNWSFEGRTEGVEKNGVADTGNQPLKDLMVKITSAIRDVDQNHIIIIEGNGWGNNYNGILPPWDDNMVLSFHKYWNFNTQKEIQKYLDYREKYNIPIWLGESGENSNVWFADAIQLMEENNIGWCWWPLKKLGYNNPLQIKTNYGYHEILEYWRGNLEKPSEEDAYKAFMKLAENTKIENCIIHYGVIDAMMRQPHTDKIRSFGKIVISDKTEIPAVHYDMGKNGIAYYDTDFGNYYVSTGGERTRWNNGNIYRNDGVDIFEDETGFYVGDTKENEWLQYTFQVENEGNYRISFQLASSAEGKAEIVVNDRNLGAIHISDTSDEWKWFSLENVKLQKGKNQLKFKIENGGFQFRSIRFEKQ, encoded by the coding sequence ATGAAAAGCATCTTCTTAAAAGTTTTTTTGTTCTTTTCTCTCGCTTGTTTTTCACAGGAAAACTCAAAAATTAATTTCCTCCATACCCGGGATCAAAAAATAGTTGATGCCAACAATGAAAATGTCCTGCTTCGCGGAATTGGTCTGGGAGGTTATATGCTGCAGGAAGGTTATATGTTGAAGTTTCCTTTTCAACATCAGCAGCAGCACGTGATCAAAGAGGAAATTCAAAAATTGATAGGTGAGGAAAAAACCGAAGAATTCTACAATAAATGGAGAAATAATTTCATTCAGAAAGCTGATGTGGATTCTCTTAAAAAATGGGGTTTCAATTCCATCCGCCTTCCCATGCACTATAATCTCTATACACTTCCTGTAGAGGAGGAACCGGTTGTTGGAAAAAATACCTGGCTGGAAACCGGATTTAAAATGACCGATTCGTTGGTAAAATGGTGTAAAGCAAATGAAATTTATCTCATTCTGGATATGCACGCTACTCCGGGTGGACAGGGCCATGATTTGAATATTTCAGATCGCGATCCCTCCAAACCATCTCTCTGGGAGAGTGAAGCAAATCAGCAAAAACTCATCGCCCTCTGGAAAAAACTGGCCGAAAGGTATAAAGATGAATCCACTATCGGGGCTTACGATATCATTAACGAACCCAACTGGAGCTTTGAAGGTCGTACAGAAGGTGTCGAAAAAAACGGCGTAGCCGATACCGGCAACCAGCCTTTAAAAGATTTAATGGTGAAGATCACCAGTGCCATTCGGGATGTCGACCAGAATCATATTATCATCATTGAAGGAAATGGCTGGGGAAATAATTACAATGGGATACTGCCGCCCTGGGACGATAATATGGTGCTGAGTTTTCATAAATACTGGAATTTCAATACCCAAAAAGAGATTCAGAAATATCTGGATTATCGCGAAAAATACAACATTCCAATCTGGCTGGGGGAATCGGGTGAGAATTCGAATGTCTGGTTTGCCGATGCGATTCAACTTATGGAAGAGAACAATATTGGCTGGTGTTGGTGGCCGCTGAAAAAACTCGGTTACAACAATCCTTTGCAAATTAAAACTAATTACGGTTACCATGAAATTCTAGAGTACTGGCGCGGGAATCTTGAAAAACCTTCGGAAGAGGATGCCTATAAAGCTTTTATGAAGCTCGCCGAAAATACTAAAATTGAAAATTGCATCATTCATTATGGTGTGATCGACGCCATGATGCGCCAGCCGCATACCGATAAAATACGAAGTTTTGGGAAGATCGTAATTTCTGACAAAACGGAAATACCTGCTGTTCATTACGATATGGGCAAAAATGGGATCGCATACTATGATACTGACTTCGGAAACTATTATGTTTCTACAGGCGGGGAACGTACCCGATGGAATAACGGAAATATCTATCGTAATGACGGGGTGGATATTTTTGAAGATGAAACCGGGTTTTATGTGGGAGATACCAAAGAAAATGAATGGCTCCAGTATACCTTTCAGGTCGAAAATGAGGGGAATTACCGCATTTCTTTTCAGCTGGCTTCCAGTGCTGAAGGAAAGGCTGAAATTGTAGTGAATGACCGGAATTTAGGTGCTATTCATATTTCAGATACCTCTGATGAGTGGAAATGGTTCAGCCTGGAAAATGTGAAATTACAAAAAGGGAAAAATCAACTGAAATTTAAAATAGAGAATGGCGGTTTCCAATTCAGGAGTATCCGTTTTGAAAAACAATAA
- a CDS encoding nucleoside deaminase, producing MLAPYNDEYFMKKALEEAKTAYEKGEIPVGVVVVINDRIIARGHNLTETLNDVTAHAEMQAITAAADFLGGKYLQNCTMYITLEPCQMCAGALYWSQISKIVFGAKDPQRGYRKFGVQLHPKTEVESGILEKECGALLKRFFIEKRNLN from the coding sequence ATGTTAGCTCCCTATAACGACGAATATTTTATGAAAAAGGCTCTGGAAGAGGCCAAAACCGCTTATGAAAAAGGTGAAATCCCGGTAGGCGTGGTGGTAGTGATCAACGACCGCATCATCGCTCGCGGACATAATTTAACCGAAACTCTCAATGATGTGACCGCTCATGCTGAAATGCAGGCGATCACCGCGGCAGCTGATTTCCTTGGCGGAAAATACCTTCAAAACTGTACGATGTATATCACCCTGGAGCCCTGCCAGATGTGTGCCGGCGCACTTTACTGGAGCCAGATCTCAAAAATTGTGTTTGGAGCCAAAGATCCTCAGCGCGGTTACAGAAAATTCGGTGTGCAACTACACCCTAAAACGGAAGTAGAATCAGGAATTTTAGAAAAAGAATGTGGTGCTCTTTTAAAGCGTTTTTTTATAGAAAAACGGAACCTGAACTAA
- a CDS encoding RagB/SusD family nutrient uptake outer membrane protein — METYYKTPTDIEEAMAGVYNALYTPNVFSNETIAANLMSDMMLGGGGPDDKGAKWVDNFEDPLEDTYRDLWVQSYNGIARTNAIIEKTVDADFSSYFSSEEEAQQFKDQAIGEALFMRAFYYFRLAKFFGGVPLIVAIDDPKDVPRASYSETFAQIASDLKLAIETLPDVPFPSIPTTAYGHANKWVAEAYMGRVYLFYTGYMTNMNNTPTNDLPLADGGSVGASEAAGYLEDIINNSGYALASDFRNLWPYSYVNIAAGAPVLPWAANEGLSWVGQDGANPTFGTGNYETMFAQRFSFGDWGWNNGNIYTNRMSLFSAIRGNSLVPFGEGWGWMPVNPKLWANWDDNDPRKVGSIIQVGQPEQGTDNYSLPGNQEQGTGLFNKKYTALQYPDENGAVKGMFVQLYNWGNADMQLMHAQDFIFMRYADVLLMYSEITGDATGLNAVRARAGLDPVAYSLEALKEERLHEFAFEGLRWFDLVRWGDVDSAFNYTINVNNSGTPATYKVNYRPETKGLVPIPETEIRLSNGAYEQNPGW; from the coding sequence TTGGAGACATATTACAAGACTCCCACCGATATAGAAGAGGCTATGGCAGGTGTATATAATGCGTTATATACTCCCAATGTATTTAGCAATGAAACAATTGCCGCTAACCTAATGTCAGATATGATGTTAGGTGGTGGTGGGCCCGATGATAAAGGGGCGAAGTGGGTTGACAATTTTGAAGACCCTCTTGAAGATACTTATCGTGATTTGTGGGTGCAATCGTATAATGGAATCGCCAGGACAAATGCTATTATTGAAAAAACGGTAGATGCTGATTTTTCTTCTTACTTCAGTAGTGAAGAGGAAGCACAACAATTTAAAGATCAGGCCATAGGTGAAGCTTTGTTTATGAGAGCATTCTACTATTTTAGACTGGCTAAATTCTTTGGAGGGGTACCGCTTATTGTGGCTATTGATGATCCTAAGGATGTCCCAAGAGCTTCTTATTCTGAAACTTTTGCGCAAATTGCTTCTGATCTAAAATTGGCTATTGAAACATTACCTGACGTTCCTTTCCCAAGTATTCCTACAACTGCGTACGGGCATGCGAATAAATGGGTGGCTGAAGCTTATATGGGTCGTGTCTATTTATTTTATACAGGCTATATGACCAATATGAATAATACCCCAACTAATGATTTACCCCTTGCAGACGGAGGATCTGTAGGAGCTTCAGAAGCGGCAGGATATTTAGAAGATATCATTAATAACAGTGGCTATGCTTTGGCTTCAGATTTTAGAAACCTTTGGCCATATTCATATGTAAATATTGCTGCGGGAGCACCTGTTTTGCCCTGGGCAGCAAATGAAGGATTGTCCTGGGTAGGTCAGGACGGAGCCAATCCAACTTTTGGTACTGGCAACTATGAAACTATGTTTGCACAAAGATTTTCTTTTGGTGATTGGGGATGGAATAATGGAAATATTTATACCAACAGGATGTCTTTATTTTCAGCTATACGCGGTAACTCTTTAGTACCTTTTGGTGAAGGCTGGGGATGGATGCCAGTAAACCCAAAATTATGGGCTAATTGGGATGATAATGATCCACGAAAAGTAGGTTCTATTATTCAAGTAGGACAGCCAGAACAGGGAACTGACAATTACTCCCTACCTGGTAACCAGGAGCAGGGAACAGGTCTTTTTAATAAAAAATACACTGCCTTACAATATCCTGATGAAAACGGTGCTGTAAAAGGAATGTTTGTACAATTATATAACTGGGGTAATGCCGATATGCAACTGATGCATGCGCAGGACTTTATTTTTATGCGTTATGCTGATGTATTATTGATGTATTCTGAAATTACCGGTGATGCAACAGGATTAAATGCTGTGCGGGCAAGGGCAGGATTAGATCCGGTTGCATACTCCTTGGAAGCTTTAAAAGAAGAACGTTTACACGAATTTGCTTTTGAAGGTTTACGTTGGTTTGATCTGGTACGCTGGGGAGATGTTGATTCAGCCTTTAATTATACAATCAATGTAAATAATTCCGGAACACCTGCTACTTATAAGGTGAATTACAGGCCTGAAACTAAAGGTTTGGTTCCAATACCGGAAACTGAAATTAGATTATCTAATGGAGCTTATGAGCAAAATCCAGGCTGGTAG
- a CDS encoding glycoside hydrolase family 16 protein yields the protein MNVAYGLILLLLGNIFSLTAQKEVIFEENFNGDHLDMDTWNYEEGDGCPDICGWGNNELEIYDRDYVTVEDGKLVITAAKKDGEYYSGRITTKDKFEFKYGEVEFRAKLAAGKGLWPAVWMLGADIDQVGWPASGEIDMLEYVGREPHMVYTTLHTPAGHGDDGSSKKTKIENIEEGYHTYNVKWNENFIEFFVDGNSLYKFTPEAYDEENYPFRKDFYLLVNMAIGGNFGGPEVDDSVFPAKFYVDYIKVTQKK from the coding sequence ATGAATGTTGCGTACGGATTAATACTGCTTTTGCTGGGAAATATCTTTAGTCTTACGGCTCAAAAAGAGGTTATTTTCGAGGAAAATTTCAACGGGGACCACCTTGATATGGATACCTGGAATTATGAAGAAGGTGACGGCTGTCCCGATATTTGCGGCTGGGGAAATAATGAACTGGAGATCTATGATCGCGATTATGTGACTGTAGAAGACGGAAAACTTGTAATTACTGCGGCGAAGAAGGACGGAGAATACTATTCCGGAAGGATTACCACTAAAGACAAATTTGAGTTCAAATATGGTGAGGTTGAGTTTCGTGCAAAACTGGCTGCCGGGAAAGGCCTTTGGCCCGCAGTGTGGATGTTAGGTGCCGATATCGACCAGGTAGGATGGCCGGCAAGTGGAGAGATTGATATGCTGGAATACGTGGGAAGGGAGCCGCATATGGTTTATACCACGCTTCATACGCCAGCAGGCCATGGCGATGATGGCAGCTCCAAAAAGACGAAGATCGAAAATATTGAAGAAGGCTACCATACCTACAATGTGAAGTGGAATGAAAATTTTATTGAATTTTTCGTTGACGGAAATTCCCTGTATAAATTCACTCCGGAAGCCTATGATGAGGAAAATTATCCTTTCAGAAAAGATTTTTACCTGCTGGTAAACATGGCGATAGGCGGAAATTTTGGTGGCCCGGAAGTAGATGATTCGGTTTTTCCTGCCAAATTTTATGTTGATTATATCAAAGTGACGCAGAAAAAATAG
- a CDS encoding glycoside hydrolase family 16 protein — MNKIFKYQQVLMLLILALLQSCDAGTNEDIPSQPEKIVPSNLTLDITIVGADENNPYGDGSGVIKVIASATDAIKYEFGFGDGTVMTNTTGTVEYTYTKRDINNYLVYVNAYSKTNDFTRTSEKIDVLVQRAPFDELVFSDEFDTDGSPDNSKWGYDIGTGSNGWGNGEKQYYTDRLENVKVEGGLLKITAKKENYGGSAYTSARILTKGKFDFTYGKVEVRAKLPFGEGTWPAIWMLGSNINTAGWPACGEIDIMEHWGHNQGFVQSAVHTPSSFGNTVNHGAQTLNDVSTAFHVYAAEWDDQEIVFSVDGVVHYTYSPAAKNSETWPFNSNQFLILNVAMGGSWFAIDPDFESSTMEVDYVRIYQ; from the coding sequence ATGAATAAAATCTTCAAATATCAACAGGTTTTGATGCTTCTGATTTTAGCCTTATTACAATCATGTGACGCAGGTACTAATGAGGATATTCCTTCCCAACCAGAAAAAATCGTTCCGTCTAATTTAACTTTAGATATAACCATAGTTGGTGCTGATGAAAACAATCCTTATGGAGATGGATCTGGTGTTATAAAAGTTATTGCCAGTGCAACCGATGCCATAAAATACGAATTCGGGTTTGGGGATGGAACAGTGATGACGAATACCACAGGAACAGTTGAATATACGTATACGAAAAGAGATATAAACAATTATCTGGTATACGTCAATGCATATTCAAAGACCAATGATTTTACCAGAACTTCTGAAAAAATTGATGTTCTTGTGCAACGTGCCCCTTTTGATGAACTGGTTTTTTCTGATGAATTTGATACAGATGGAAGTCCTGATAATTCCAAATGGGGTTATGATATCGGTACAGGAAGTAACGGCTGGGGAAATGGAGAAAAACAGTACTATACCGATAGATTGGAAAATGTAAAAGTTGAAGGGGGATTACTGAAAATTACAGCAAAGAAAGAAAATTATGGAGGCTCAGCCTATACTTCAGCTCGAATCCTTACCAAAGGGAAATTTGATTTTACCTATGGTAAAGTTGAAGTTAGGGCTAAATTACCCTTTGGCGAAGGCACCTGGCCAGCCATCTGGATGTTAGGTTCAAATATTAATACGGCGGGTTGGCCTGCTTGTGGTGAAATTGACATCATGGAACATTGGGGGCATAATCAGGGTTTTGTTCAAAGTGCTGTACATACTCCTTCTAGTTTTGGCAACACCGTGAATCATGGGGCTCAAACTTTGAATGATGTTTCCACAGCTTTTCATGTGTATGCAGCTGAATGGGACGATCAGGAAATAGTTTTCTCAGTTGATGGTGTAGTTCATTATACCTATAGCCCTGCAGCAAAGAACTCGGAGACCTGGCCTTTTAATTCCAATCAGTTTTTAATATTGAATGTAGCTATGGGAGGAAGCTGGTTTGCCATAGATCCTGATTTTGAGTCCTCAACCATGGAAGTAGATTATGTAAGAATTTATCAATGA